In Natrinema salaciae, the following are encoded in one genomic region:
- a CDS encoding NAD-dependent epimerase/dehydratase family protein, whose translation MRVLVTGGCGYIGSELVPLLLEDDRVDDVVVLDSLASGSPANLRGCIDDRLDFRRGDVREYGDVESAMRGVDRVVHLAAITGAASTHDRREETFAVNRHGTENVLTAAGKLGVDSLVFASSCNNYGRAASTNIDEETEQDPLNPYAESKVESERLLADAMDDYGIDGTALRMSTNYGWAPGIRFNLVVNHFVFRGLTDRPLTVYGDGNNWRPFIHVADAARAYAHAALEPESWPQLVYNVGSNDGNYRISEIAEIVRDELERDLDITYLEDEHPGPSYHVNFDRLAETGFEPEWTLRRGVRELADQLRRNRTEVVEA comes from the coding sequence ATGCGCGTCCTCGTGACCGGCGGATGCGGGTACATCGGTAGCGAACTCGTTCCGCTGTTGCTCGAGGACGACCGGGTCGACGACGTCGTCGTCCTCGATTCGCTCGCGTCCGGTTCCCCCGCGAACCTCCGCGGGTGTATCGACGACCGACTGGACTTCCGCCGCGGCGACGTCCGCGAGTACGGCGACGTCGAGAGCGCGATGCGCGGCGTCGACCGCGTCGTCCACCTGGCGGCGATTACGGGCGCGGCCTCGACGCACGACCGCCGCGAGGAGACGTTCGCGGTCAATCGCCACGGGACGGAGAACGTGCTCACCGCCGCCGGGAAACTCGGTGTCGACTCCCTCGTGTTCGCGTCCTCGTGTAACAACTACGGGCGCGCCGCCAGTACGAACATCGACGAAGAGACCGAACAGGACCCGCTCAACCCCTACGCAGAATCGAAAGTCGAGTCCGAGCGGTTGCTCGCCGACGCGATGGACGACTACGGCATCGACGGCACCGCGCTGCGGATGAGCACGAACTACGGCTGGGCACCGGGTATCCGGTTCAATCTGGTCGTGAACCACTTCGTCTTCCGCGGGCTGACCGATCGGCCGCTGACGGTCTACGGCGACGGCAACAACTGGCGGCCGTTCATCCACGTCGCGGATGCGGCGCGGGCGTACGCCCACGCCGCCCTCGAGCCCGAGTCGTGGCCGCAGCTGGTCTACAACGTCGGGTCGAACGACGGGAACTATCGGATCTCGGAGATCGCCGAAATCGTCCGCGACGAACTCGAGCGCGACCTCGACATCACGTACCTCGAGGACGAACACCCCGGCCCGTCCTACCACGTGAACTTCGATCGACTGGCCGAGACCGGATTCGAACCCGAGTGGACGCTCCGCCGGGGCGTCCGCGAACTCGCGGATCAGTTGCGGCGAAATCGAACCGAGGTCGTCGAAGCATGA
- a CDS encoding NAD-dependent epimerase/dehydratase family protein: protein MSDSETAPDEPTIAITGAAGYIGSRVVQQLEAAHPEWKLTALDNQFLGQVDAVGETEIAHVDVRNRRRLEDCLEGADVVLHLAAVSGVDDCDENPDLTYDVNVTGTNNVAWFCRKTGAAMAFPFSMAVLGDPETFPITADLPRDPFNWYGRTKYISERAIESFAEGAFPAHLFLKSNLYGDHVVGDTVVSKPTVINFFVDRATAGEPLTVYEPGTQSRNFVHVKDVARSYVRSTERLLEQLADGDTGTETYEIAGNEDPSVMSVAETVQELARDELGVSVDVELVENPRSAETMVEDFTVDTSKANEILGWEARHTVDESVRELLRRNA from the coding sequence ATGAGCGACTCCGAGACTGCTCCCGACGAGCCCACGATCGCGATCACCGGTGCGGCCGGCTACATCGGCAGCCGCGTCGTCCAGCAACTCGAGGCGGCCCACCCCGAGTGGAAGCTGACCGCGCTCGACAACCAGTTCCTCGGGCAGGTCGACGCCGTCGGCGAGACGGAGATCGCCCACGTCGACGTCCGAAACCGACGGCGACTCGAGGACTGTCTCGAGGGCGCGGACGTCGTGCTCCACCTGGCGGCGGTCAGCGGCGTCGACGACTGCGACGAGAATCCGGATCTGACCTACGACGTCAACGTCACGGGGACGAACAACGTCGCCTGGTTCTGCCGAAAGACCGGCGCAGCGATGGCGTTTCCGTTCAGTATGGCCGTTCTCGGCGATCCCGAGACGTTCCCGATCACTGCGGACCTCCCGCGGGATCCGTTCAACTGGTACGGCCGGACGAAGTACATAAGCGAGCGGGCCATCGAGTCGTTCGCCGAGGGGGCGTTCCCCGCCCACCTGTTCCTGAAGTCGAACCTCTACGGCGACCACGTCGTCGGCGACACGGTCGTCTCGAAACCCACCGTCATCAATTTCTTCGTCGACCGTGCGACGGCCGGCGAGCCGCTGACGGTGTACGAACCGGGGACGCAGTCCCGAAACTTCGTTCACGTCAAAGACGTCGCCAGATCCTACGTCCGGAGCACGGAACGGCTGCTCGAGCAGCTGGCCGACGGCGACACGGGCACCGAGACCTACGAGATCGCGGGCAACGAAGACCCGTCGGTGATGTCGGTCGCGGAGACGGTACAGGAACTCGCCCGCGACGAACTCGGCGTCTCGGTCGATGTCGAACTCGTCGAGAACCCCCGAAGCGCCGAAACGATGGTCGAGGACTTCACGGTCGATACCTCGAAAGCGAACGAGATACTCGGTTGGGAGGCGCGCCACACGGTCGACGAGTCGGTGCGGGAACTGCTCCGGCGGAACGCCTAA
- a CDS encoding TrmB family transcriptional regulator — MGTRTGSTELLQRLDLKEYEATALAHLLSAGRTTAPNVSEATGIPKARVYGVLDSLSEYGFIKVIPGRPKQYQPKSPAEILERAKENRRQQYEDYCNAVDGLEEEFIAEFGPRYEQADEEVSPMSELFSVVDVGEPSETETRQLYQNASDRVFVITNSFAYFDDVEPAVDDALERDLEISVLFLDPRALPEEKATVQAEIVDRIASEYPAIDYRFSETVLPWRGTFIDPSMEYDSGKAIFLVEETDVPDYRRQAAITENGSFVAGMKRYFDLIWEYESLETPQSA, encoded by the coding sequence ATGGGTACGCGAACCGGTTCGACGGAACTGCTCCAGCGATTGGACCTGAAGGAGTACGAAGCCACGGCCCTCGCCCACCTGCTGAGCGCCGGCCGGACGACCGCGCCGAACGTCTCCGAGGCGACCGGTATCCCCAAAGCGCGGGTGTACGGCGTTCTCGACTCGCTCTCCGAGTACGGCTTCATCAAGGTGATCCCCGGCCGTCCGAAACAGTACCAGCCGAAATCGCCCGCGGAAATCCTCGAGCGCGCGAAAGAGAACCGGCGACAGCAGTACGAGGACTACTGCAACGCGGTCGACGGCCTGGAAGAGGAGTTCATCGCGGAGTTCGGGCCGCGCTACGAGCAGGCCGACGAGGAAGTGTCACCGATGTCCGAACTGTTTTCGGTCGTCGACGTCGGCGAGCCGAGCGAGACGGAGACCAGACAGCTCTACCAGAACGCGTCGGACCGGGTCTTCGTCATCACGAACAGCTTCGCGTACTTCGACGACGTCGAACCGGCCGTCGACGATGCGCTCGAGCGCGACCTCGAGATCTCGGTGCTGTTCCTCGATCCGCGGGCGCTTCCCGAGGAAAAGGCGACGGTACAGGCGGAGATCGTCGACCGAATCGCGAGCGAGTATCCCGCGATCGACTACCGATTCAGCGAAACGGTGCTACCCTGGCGTGGCACCTTCATCGACCCGAGCATGGAGTACGATTCGGGGAAGGCAATCTTCCTCGTCGAGGAGACCGACGTGCCCGATTACCGGCGACAGGCCGCGATCACGGAGAACGGCTCGTTCGTCGCCGGCATGAAACGGTACTTCGACCTGATCTGGGAGTACGAGAGCCTCGAGACGCCGCAGTCGGCGTGA
- the aglF gene encoding UTP--glucose-1-phosphate uridylyltransferase AglF: MQAVVLAAGEGTRLRPLTEEKPKVLVEVDGTPLIEDVFDNLIDIGATEFIVVVGYRKEKIIERYDDEYRGIPITYAHQREQLGLAHAILQAEPYIDDDFMLMLGDNIFRANLSDVVNRQREDRADAAFLVEEVPFDEASRYGVLDTNEYGEIVEVVEKPDDPPSNLVMTGFYTFTPAIFHACHLVQPSDRGEYELPDAIDLLIQSGRTIDAIRMDGWRVDVGYPADRDKAEDRLLTESERE; the protein is encoded by the coding sequence ATGCAAGCCGTCGTGCTCGCCGCAGGCGAAGGAACCCGCCTCCGTCCCCTCACCGAAGAGAAACCGAAAGTGCTCGTCGAGGTCGACGGAACGCCACTCATCGAGGACGTCTTCGACAATCTGATCGACATCGGGGCGACGGAGTTCATCGTCGTCGTCGGCTACCGCAAGGAGAAGATCATCGAGCGGTACGACGACGAGTACCGGGGCATTCCGATCACGTACGCACACCAGCGCGAGCAACTCGGACTCGCTCACGCGATCCTGCAAGCGGAGCCGTACATCGACGACGACTTCATGCTCATGCTCGGGGACAACATCTTTCGCGCCAACCTCAGCGACGTCGTCAACCGACAGCGGGAAGATCGCGCGGACGCAGCCTTCCTCGTCGAGGAAGTCCCGTTCGACGAGGCCTCTCGCTACGGCGTCCTCGACACGAACGAGTACGGAGAGATCGTCGAAGTGGTGGAAAAGCCGGACGATCCGCCGTCGAACCTCGTGATGACTGGCTTCTACACGTTCACGCCAGCGATCTTTCACGCCTGTCATCTCGTGCAACCGAGCGACCGCGGCGAGTACGAACTGCCGGACGCGATCGATCTGCTCATCCAGTCAGGGCGGACCATCGACGCGATCCGTATGGACGGCTGGCGCGTCGACGTCGGCTATCCGGCGGATCGCGACAAGGCCGAAGACCGGCTGCTCACGGAATCCGAACGGGAGTGA
- a CDS encoding oligosaccharide flippase family protein — protein sequence MKLGQISFVNFASQIASSVFGFIATIYLARTLGAGVLGTYFLVIAIVIWVKVIMFGGVQSALTKRLSEGEETGAYLTAGIGLFVGIYAVLLVGLFLARDLVNDYIGQAVTVPIAVVLFATLLLLFVSGVLQGQHRVHISGALQPVDTFSRSALQIAAVLLGSGLIGLLTGYAIASVIAGVVGAVFVGWKWERPTRRHVRSLFDYARYSWLGRLSSRTFSSMDTLVLGVFVAPDLIGVYEISWNLASLLAIFSLAIQQTLFPEISSVAADDNRERIANLLDDAFAYAGLFLIPGLVGSLLIGDFVLRIYGAEFSVGHTVLVILVASRLAYAYGEQFLNALNGLDRPDLAFRINGIFFVTNISLNFALVSEYGWIGAAVATAVSALVTVVVGYRVLTRFISVSFPAREVAIQVLAAAPMAVVVGIGRLFLDPSEMAAVVLVALGATTYFAALFLLSGRFRTTVVRNLPMGYGGS from the coding sequence ATGAAGCTAGGTCAAATATCGTTCGTCAACTTCGCCTCCCAGATCGCGTCATCGGTATTCGGTTTCATCGCGACGATTTATCTCGCTCGAACGCTGGGTGCGGGCGTGTTAGGGACGTATTTTCTCGTCATAGCGATCGTCATCTGGGTAAAGGTGATCATGTTCGGTGGGGTTCAGTCGGCGCTTACGAAGCGTCTAAGCGAAGGCGAGGAGACCGGCGCGTACCTTACCGCTGGAATCGGGTTGTTTGTCGGCATCTACGCGGTGCTTCTCGTCGGACTGTTCCTCGCACGCGATCTCGTCAACGACTACATCGGCCAAGCCGTGACGGTACCGATCGCCGTCGTTCTCTTCGCGACGTTACTGCTTCTGTTCGTTTCGGGAGTTCTGCAGGGACAGCATCGCGTTCATATTTCGGGTGCGCTCCAGCCGGTGGATACGTTCTCACGGAGCGCGCTCCAGATCGCCGCCGTGTTGCTCGGCTCCGGATTGATCGGCCTCCTCACCGGATACGCGATCGCGAGCGTTATCGCAGGGGTCGTCGGTGCGGTATTCGTCGGCTGGAAGTGGGAACGCCCGACCCGCCGTCACGTTCGGAGCCTGTTCGATTACGCCCGATACTCGTGGCTCGGCCGACTGAGTTCGCGCACGTTTTCCTCGATGGACACGCTCGTCCTCGGCGTGTTCGTCGCTCCCGATCTCATCGGCGTGTACGAGATTTCCTGGAATCTCGCATCACTGCTCGCGATTTTCAGCCTCGCGATACAGCAAACGTTGTTCCCCGAAATTAGTAGCGTCGCAGCGGACGACAACCGCGAGCGGATCGCGAACCTGCTCGACGACGCGTTCGCGTACGCCGGGCTGTTTCTCATTCCCGGCTTGGTCGGAAGCCTCCTCATCGGCGATTTCGTCCTCCGGATCTACGGTGCCGAATTCAGCGTCGGACACACCGTGCTCGTGATACTCGTCGCGTCACGGCTCGCGTACGCGTACGGCGAACAGTTCCTGAACGCACTCAACGGGCTCGACAGACCCGATCTCGCGTTTCGAATTAACGGGATCTTTTTCGTCACGAACATCTCGCTCAACTTCGCGCTCGTGTCCGAGTACGGGTGGATCGGTGCGGCGGTCGCAACGGCCGTTTCCGCGCTCGTAACGGTCGTGGTCGGCTACCGGGTTCTCACTCGCTTCATTTCCGTCTCGTTTCCGGCCCGAGAAGTCGCGATACAGGTTCTCGCCGCCGCGCCGATGGCCGTCGTCGTCGGGATCGGACGGCTGTTCCTCGATCCCAGCGAAATGGCGGCCGTCGTGCTGGTCGCGCTCGGTGCGACCACGTACTTCGCAGCACTGTTTCTCCTGTCCGGGCGCTTCCGGACGACCGTGGTTCGAAACTTGCCGATGGGGTACGGCGGCTCGTAG
- a CDS encoding asparagine synthase-related protein, whose amino-acid sequence MVGICGILGDPQHDIDAIDHTIEWADHEEGGVYRDDTVQISHSVHRESDAHQPETTREERRLWIWGDVIGFEDSTGYTPREGTDVSDAAYCADLLRSHGPSFVEGLNSEFAGVILERDRTEATLFTDRLGARPIYFTDELDDSVLFSTHLNSILAHPAFEPSVDDELLSEFLTLERTFGIYTPFEGVSQLHPGSTLTVDLETGSTSLERYWVPRYRPIDRPYDEHVREFSSIIQRSVEERSDPSATEGLFVSGGSDSRLLLSLLADDVTGYHLNDSMNTEAEIAREACETAGVAFRFLQREPDYLTDVLERVADFQLFQSFFDQAHFAGFEDELTDEVDAVFSGHTADTILEGFYLPTREVPVPHLGWTIPLPVLEPVESVSSYAEYIVNDYQYHRGSSTNTQPAYVTLDKSPVAVLREYMTESADGIVHHGVTYPSLDALAHAGGFYPITNNKAYFTYYTANQMLPTHYPFLDNRVIDFSLSVPHRHHVRRSIVNRTLTERNRALAEIPKAGIGLPLTYPRTVYSVAELWRSFKTNIVPDSGSGGGSWSDNAAVLRETNIAESHLLNEEHAERCPAMIDWDEIEALYRRHLEGENNYFDLYAVLSLCNSYPAKNDLVAPR is encoded by the coding sequence ATGGTCGGTATCTGTGGGATTCTGGGCGATCCGCAACACGACATCGATGCGATCGACCACACCATCGAATGGGCTGACCACGAGGAAGGCGGCGTTTACAGGGACGATACCGTCCAGATATCCCACTCAGTACATCGGGAATCCGATGCACACCAACCCGAAACGACGCGAGAAGAGCGGCGACTGTGGATCTGGGGAGACGTTATCGGATTCGAGGATTCGACGGGCTATACGCCGCGGGAAGGGACCGACGTCTCGGACGCAGCGTACTGTGCTGACTTACTGCGCTCCCACGGGCCGTCGTTCGTCGAGGGCCTGAACAGCGAATTTGCGGGAGTGATCCTCGAACGGGACCGAACGGAGGCAACACTGTTCACGGATCGACTTGGTGCGCGGCCGATCTATTTCACCGACGAACTCGACGACTCCGTCCTCTTTTCGACCCACCTGAATAGCATCCTGGCACATCCTGCTTTCGAGCCGTCGGTCGACGACGAACTGCTGTCGGAATTTCTCACACTCGAGCGAACGTTCGGCATCTACACGCCGTTCGAGGGCGTGTCTCAACTCCATCCGGGCTCGACGCTCACGGTCGATCTCGAGACCGGATCGACCTCGCTCGAGCGATACTGGGTGCCGCGGTATCGACCCATAGATCGACCGTACGACGAGCACGTCCGGGAATTCTCCTCGATCATCCAACGGAGCGTCGAAGAGCGCAGCGATCCGTCGGCGACCGAAGGCCTCTTCGTCAGCGGCGGGAGCGACTCGAGATTACTCCTGTCCCTGTTGGCCGACGACGTCACGGGCTATCATCTGAACGACTCGATGAACACCGAGGCCGAAATCGCACGGGAAGCGTGTGAGACGGCGGGAGTGGCGTTCAGATTCCTGCAGCGGGAACCGGACTATCTGACGGACGTGCTCGAGCGAGTCGCGGACTTTCAGCTCTTCCAGTCGTTTTTCGACCAGGCGCACTTCGCGGGGTTCGAAGACGAACTCACCGACGAGGTCGACGCCGTGTTTTCCGGCCACACAGCGGACACGATACTGGAGGGGTTTTATCTGCCGACGCGAGAGGTTCCCGTCCCGCATCTGGGATGGACGATTCCGTTGCCGGTCCTCGAACCCGTCGAGAGCGTGAGTTCGTACGCCGAGTACATCGTCAACGACTACCAGTATCACAGGGGGTCGTCGACGAATACGCAACCGGCCTACGTGACGCTCGACAAATCGCCGGTGGCGGTGTTGCGCGAGTATATGACCGAATCGGCCGACGGCATCGTTCATCATGGCGTTACATATCCGTCGCTCGACGCGTTAGCGCACGCCGGTGGATTCTATCCGATAACCAATAATAAGGCGTATTTCACGTACTACACGGCGAATCAGATGTTGCCGACGCACTATCCGTTTCTGGACAACCGAGTGATCGACTTCTCGCTGTCCGTTCCGCACCGCCATCACGTCCGACGGAGTATCGTCAACCGCACCCTCACAGAACGGAACCGTGCCCTCGCAGAGATTCCGAAAGCGGGGATCGGCCTTCCGTTGACGTACCCGCGAACGGTGTACAGCGTCGCAGAGCTGTGGCGGAGCTTCAAGACGAACATCGTTCCCGATTCCGGTTCCGGCGGCGGCTCGTGGAGCGATAACGCCGCGGTACTCAGGGAGACGAATATCGCCGAGTCGCACCTGTTGAACGAGGAGCACGCCGAACGGTGCCCGGCGATGATCGATTGGGACGAAATCGAAGCGCTGTACCGACGCCATCTCGAGGGGGAAAACAACTACTTCGACCTGTACGCGGTGCTCTCTCTCTGCAATTCGTATCCTGCGAAAAACGATCTCGTGGCTCCGCGGTAG
- a CDS encoding PLP-dependent cysteine synthase family protein: protein MSDDGRPAPGSYAASTSDYSTGEARPTERVASPYPTDDPILSRIGGTPLVDYPESGTGGDIALKLEMENPTGSMKDRIALGIIRELADDGRLAADDVVVEASSGNTAGAVSLVTNRLGYDSVLTTPAGTSAQKIGYVRSLGSEIVECPNVDSDDERHYRTTAKRIASERNGVWLDQYSNQLNPTVHYKWTGPELWEQAGGDVTHIVCPMGTGGTVSGIARYVTEQSSDVHVIGVDAQQSNISASFYGTDPGPYDTDVEGLGKGHELPTMWFQYVDEVRSVDDERAFVQTRRAAADHGVLVGGSTGAALAVARDVASDQPDARIVVIGCDGGEQYFDTIFDDSWMQERGYRTE, encoded by the coding sequence ATGAGCGACGATGGACGTCCTGCTCCCGGCAGTTACGCTGCCAGCACGAGTGATTACAGTACGGGCGAGGCGAGGCCGACTGAGAGGGTCGCCTCCCCGTATCCGACCGACGATCCGATACTGAGCCGTATCGGCGGAACGCCGCTCGTCGACTATCCCGAATCGGGGACCGGTGGAGATATCGCGCTCAAATTGGAGATGGAGAATCCGACCGGGTCGATGAAGGATCGGATCGCGCTCGGAATCATCCGGGAGTTAGCTGACGACGGTCGACTAGCGGCCGACGATGTCGTCGTCGAAGCGTCGTCGGGGAATACCGCGGGTGCTGTCTCTCTGGTGACTAATCGTCTCGGCTACGATAGCGTACTGACGACTCCGGCTGGAACGAGCGCACAGAAAATCGGCTACGTTCGGTCGCTGGGGAGCGAGATCGTCGAGTGCCCGAACGTCGATTCCGACGACGAACGGCACTATCGAACGACGGCGAAACGGATCGCATCGGAACGGAACGGTGTCTGGTTGGACCAGTATTCGAATCAGTTGAATCCGACAGTTCATTACAAGTGGACCGGACCCGAACTGTGGGAACAGGCGGGGGGTGACGTGACGCACATCGTCTGTCCGATGGGTACCGGTGGTACAGTCTCCGGTATTGCCAGATACGTGACGGAGCAGAGTTCGGACGTGCACGTCATCGGCGTCGACGCCCAGCAATCGAACATCTCCGCTTCGTTTTACGGTACTGACCCCGGACCCTACGACACCGATGTCGAGGGGCTCGGGAAGGGGCACGAACTTCCGACCATGTGGTTCCAGTACGTCGACGAGGTCCGGAGCGTCGATGATGAACGGGCCTTCGTTCAGACCCGGCGCGCTGCCGCTGACCACGGGGTTCTCGTGGGTGGGTCCACCGGAGCGGCACTCGCTGTCGCCCGCGACGTCGCGAGCGATCAGCCGGACGCGCGGATCGTCGTGATCGGCTGTGACGGTGGCGAGCAGTACTTCGATACGATTTTCGACGACTCGTGGATGCAAGAGCGCGGCTACCGAACGGAGTAG
- a CDS encoding glycosyltransferase family 2 protein — MSDRTPLVSVIVPTYNRPERLVRSLESVADQTYERLEVIVVDDGSETPATDVVAPVRDELPYEVTVIRHDENRGANAARNTGIREASGEFLAFLDDDDEWNPSKVTRQVDAFQRASDDLGLVYTALRLVDDDGTVLRTTDASVAGDVTRQLLCRNAIGSFSCVMVRSTAAADAGPLDEAFPSWQDLDWYIRISENWTVQPISDPLVTNAAGTHDRITDDLEALIEETYPRFLWKHRPRAAAYGALFERKMLGWAAFRIGAWYALPSGQYETARRFLRRAITIYPLEPQFFLYAAIAVGGEPATRVFEWAKR; from the coding sequence ATGAGCGATCGAACGCCGCTAGTGAGCGTTATCGTCCCGACGTACAACAGACCCGAACGGTTGGTGCGATCCCTCGAGAGCGTCGCCGACCAGACCTACGAGCGCCTCGAGGTCATCGTCGTCGACGACGGATCGGAGACACCAGCCACGGACGTCGTCGCGCCAGTTCGCGATGAACTCCCGTACGAAGTCACCGTCATCAGACACGACGAGAATCGCGGCGCGAACGCGGCCCGCAATACGGGTATCCGTGAAGCGTCGGGCGAATTCCTCGCGTTTCTCGACGACGATGACGAGTGGAACCCGTCGAAGGTGACCCGGCAGGTAGACGCCTTTCAGCGGGCGTCCGACGACCTCGGATTGGTATACACCGCGCTTCGACTCGTCGACGACGACGGAACGGTCCTCCGGACGACCGACGCGTCGGTCGCCGGTGACGTGACGCGACAGCTCCTGTGTCGGAACGCTATCGGCTCGTTCTCCTGCGTGATGGTTCGGTCCACGGCGGCCGCCGACGCCGGCCCCCTCGACGAGGCGTTTCCGAGCTGGCAGGATCTGGACTGGTACATCCGTATTTCCGAGAACTGGACCGTCCAGCCGATTTCCGACCCGCTCGTCACGAACGCCGCGGGGACGCACGACCGGATCACCGACGACCTCGAGGCGCTGATCGAGGAGACGTATCCGCGCTTCCTCTGGAAACACCGCCCGCGAGCGGCGGCGTACGGTGCGCTGTTCGAACGCAAAATGCTCGGCTGGGCCGCGTTCCGGATCGGCGCGTGGTATGCGCTTCCGTCCGGGCAGTACGAGACGGCGCGCCGGTTCCTCCGACGCGCGATCACGATCTATCCCCTCGAACCGCAGTTCTTCCTCTACGCCGCGATCGCCGTCGGCGGCGAACCGGCGACACGAGTCTTCGAGTGGGCAAAGCGGTGA